One Longimicrobium terrae genomic window, GTGAACGCTCCCTCAGGATGACATGATTTGGGGGTCGTCCAGCGACATTGTAGCCCCCACACGATGTCATCCTGAGGAGGCGCCGGACGGCGTATCCGGCGCGCCTGACATTGGCGCCGACGAAGGATCTACCACCCGCGCGAGCCAACGTCGCGTGATGCACGCCCGTTCGCACGCCGGGGCAAGATCCTCGGAATACGCGCTGTCACGCTGTCCGCGCGTCACCGGCCATGCAGGAGTGGACCCGCATCGCGCCCGCCCGGGTACGCCGTCCAATCACACTCCTTTTGACGCATCCCGGGCCGCGCGTTAGCATGCGTGTGGCCCTCGATCACCCATCTCCCGGCGCAGGCATGCCAGACGAATCGCAGCAGCCCTGGGTCGTCGTCGCGTCCTACGGCTCCATCTGGCAGGCCGACTTCGCCGCCGAAACGCTGCGCGAAGCCGGCATTCCCGCCAACGTGGAAGGCGGGCAGAACGTCGCCATCTTCGGGCTCGGCTACCAGGGCCCCACGCAGTTCGGCGTCCGCGTGCGCGTTCCCTGGCATCGCGAGCAGGAGGCGCGCGATCTGCTGCACGACGACGAGGACCTGCCCCCTGATCCGGAGGATGAATCATGACGCCGCGTATCCTGTTGCCCCTGCTCATCCTGGCCGCCGCGTGCTCCGGATCGGACGACGGGCCCACGCCGCCCGCGGGCGAAACCGCCATCCGGCTGGAGGCGGTCGCCGCCGGGCTGCAGTCCCCCGTGCACGTCACCGCGCCGGCGGGCGATGCGCGGCTGTTCATCGTGGAGCAGCCCGGGCGCATCCGCATCGTGGAGAACGGACAGCTTGTTTCCACGCCCTTTCTGGATCTTTCCAGCCGCGTGAGCAGCAGCGGCGAGCGCGGCCTGCTGAGCGTCGCGTTCCATCCGCGATACGCGCAGAACGGCTTTCTGTACGTCAACTACACGGACCGCAGCGGCGACACGCGCATCGAGCGCTATCACGTCAGCGCTGACCGCAACCGTGCGGATCCCGCGTCGGCGTCGCTGGTCGTCACCATCGCGCAGCCCGCATCCAACCACAACGGCGGGCTGGTGGCGTTCGGGCCGGACGGGCTGCTGTACGTGGGGATGGGCGACGGCGGCGGCGCGGGCGATCCGCAGGAAGCCGCGCAGGACGTGCGGAATCTGCTGGGCAAGATGCTGCGGCTGGACGTGGACGGCGCGCAGCCCTACGCCATTCCCGCCACCAACCCGTACGCCGGGCGCACCGATGCGCGCCGCGAGATCTGGGCGCTGGGACTGCGCAACCCGTGGCGGTTTTCGTGGGATCGTGTCGCCGGCACGCTGCTGGTGGCCGACGTGGGGCAGAACCGGCTGGAGGAGGTGAACGTCGTTCCCTCCACCCAGCCCGGCGTGAACTACGGATGGGACGAGATGGAGGGCTCCGGCTGCTTTGAGCCCGCCACCGGCTGCCGGCGCGACGGGCTGACGCTTCCCGTGCTGGAGTACACGCACGACGACGGCTGTTCGATCACCGGCGGATTCGTGTATCGCGGGCAGGACATCGCCGGGCTGCGCGGACACTACCTGTACGCGGATTTCTGCGAGGGGTGGATCCGCGGCTTCCGCTACGCCGATGGGCAGGCGACGGATCGCCGCACGTGGCTGGAAGGGATCGGCAACATCACCTCGTTCGGCGAGGATTCGCGCGGGGAACTGTATGTCGTGGTGCAGAGCGGAACCGTGTACCGCATCCGCTCCGCGAGCTGACAACACCGTTTCACGCGGAGGACGCGGGTGCGCGGGGGCGGCGGCGGACTTTCGCGCGTCGCCCCGGTCCTCGTGATGCGCGGTCTGTGAAAAACCGCATCTCACGCGGAGGCCGCGGGGGTCGCGGAGGTCGCGGGGACGGAACGGGCGACGGCGGGAAGGGGTTGGTGGAGCCGGGCGGAGGAAACGGGCGAAGTCCGTCCTCGGCCGCCCGGCAGTCGTCCATCAGGTGAAGTAGATCACCATTGCCGCCACGGCGAGGTCAAAGGCGGCGCAGAAGCCGGGGAATCCGCGGTGCACGCCGGGCGCGCCGCCGCGAAAGTGATGCACCGGGTCCCACGCGGCGTGCGCGGCAAATCCCGCCGCCAGCCAGATGGGCGACCACCACAGGCTCAGGGCGGCTACCACCAGCATCACCGCGCCCACGCCGAACTCGGTGGCGGCCCGTGCGCGCGTGGCTCCCGTGCGCACCGCCGCGCCGCCGTAGATGCCGCCGGTGAACGCCAGAATCAGCGTCAGCAGATCGTACGCGCCGTCGCGGTGCAGAATGAAGAGCGCCACGAACGGCAGCGCGAGCGCCAGGCCGGTCAACAGCGAAAGCGCCGTCCGGGGCGCGCGGGCAGGTTCAGCGTGCATGTGCCGTGGATGGATGGCGATGTCGTTGGGAGCGTTCAGCCCTGCGGCCGACGGATCCGCCGCGGGCCAGTGTCGCGGGTCAACCGCGTTTCAGAGGGGCTGTCGCGAAGGGAAAGCAGCGCATCGAAGCGTTCCGGCTGCGCGAACTCGCCCCGCACGTCCACGATTAGCGGCATGCGGCGGCCGTTGATGCGCACCTTGTACCAGGGCGCCGAACCCGTCGTCACCCCCGGCCCCGGGGTCCCGTCTTCATACCCGCCGAGCGTGACGTCCGCGGCGGGAACCGTGAAGCTCACCGGCACCAGGGCGCCCCAGAGGGTGATCGTCACGTCACCGCCCTCGTCCGCCTGCTCGATCTTCGTGACGTAGCACGCGTGCATGTACAGCACGATGCCGCAGATGATGAGGACGCCCGCGGCCAGCATTCCGCCGCCCAGCGCAATCCTTACCGGCAGCGGGGCAAGTTCGCCGCCTTCGGAGGGATGCACGCCGTAGCGGTTCAGCGCCTCCCATCCCCCATACAAGAGCGCCGCGCCGCTGATCAGGCTCAACACCATCACCGCGCGCAGCAGCACCAGCCGCGTCCGTCCCGTCCGGTAGATGACCGTCATCAGAAGTCTCCGTCCCTTTGATCCATCGATGACCGATACGGGTTCGCCCGCCTGATTCTTCACCCCGGGGCGGTGCTCACGCGCGGGCGGGGATGCGGTCCGCGGGAAGGACGAGCGGGAGCAGAAGCGCGGCCGCGAGCGCAAACCCGGCGCCGGCCAGAAACGCCGTCCTTGCATCGTACGTCTGCCAGAGCGCGCCGAACAGGACGCTGGCCGGCAGCGCCGCGATCCCGATGGCCGCGTGGTACGCGCCGAACGCGCTTCCCCGCAGCCCGTCCGGCGCCAACCCCGCCACCAGCGCCTTTTCCGGCGCTTCCGTCAATCCAAAGAACAGGCCGTACACCAGGAACAGCGCCCACACCTGCCACTGCGCGCCCGCCCAGGCGAAGCCCGCGTAGACGGCCGCGTACACCATCCACCCCGCGATGATGCTGCGCCGCGCGCCCCACCGGTCGCTGAGCCGCCCGCCCCACACGCTGAACAGCGCCTTGCTCACGTGCAGCGCAGCCCACAGAAGCGGGATCGCCGCGATAGCCACGCCGGCATCCTGCGCGCGCAGCAGCAGAAACGCGTCCGAGGCATTGCCCAGCGTAAACAGCGCCAGCACGGCCAGATAGCGCGGCAGCACGGGCCCCAGGTCGCGCAGGCGGGGCAGGGGCGCGGGCGCGGCCAGCGGGCCGGCCGGGCGCGCGGGGGCCGTTTCGCGCACCTTCCACAGCACCGCGCCCAGCGTCAGCAGGCCGGGAACGAGCGCCCAGGCGAACACCGTCCGCAGGTCGCCGGGATACACCAGCAGCAGCGCCGAGGCGATCAGTGGGCCGGCCACGGCGCCGGAGTGGTCCGCCGCACGATGGAGCCCGAACGCCGCGCCGCGCTGCTCCGCCGGTACGGATTCCGCCAGCAGCGCGTCCCGCGGCGCCGTGCGGATCCCCTTGCCCACGCGGTCCGCGATGCGCACCGCCAGCACGTGCCATCCCAGCGTCGCCACGGAAATCAGCGGCCGGCCCAGCGCCGCGATTCCGTAGCCCACGGCCGTGGGCCGCTTGCGCCGTCCGGTGCGGTCCGCCAGCCACCCGCTGGCCAGCTTCATGAGGCTGGACGCGCTTTCCGCCACGCCCTCCACCACGCCCACGAACGCGGCGCCCACCCCCAGCGTCCCCGTAAGGAACAGCGGGAGCAGGGGATAGATCATCTCGCTGGCGGCGTCGTTCAGGAACGACGTCACGCTCAGCCAGAGTACGTTTCCGCGCATCAGCCCGCGCGCGGAGGCCGGGGCGTCTTGCCCCGCCGGGGACTCAGGTGCAACCATTGTCAGTGTCCCCGGGGTCAGAGCCGTCCGCCGGATGCAGACCACATCACATCAGCACGAAAGCAAGATGCCTTCCCGCTCTCGATCCGTCTTCGCCGCGCTGGCCGCCGCCCTGCTGTGGGGCGCGCCCGCCGCCGCGCAGCAGCCCGACACCCTGCGCATGCAGACGGGCCGCAAGTATACGCGAATGCTGTACGCCTCGCACATGGACAGCCTCTACGCCCGTCTGGCGCCGCAGATGCGCGAGCGGGTGGGCACGGCGGAGCAGTTCGCCGCGTTCCGCACCCAGATGGGCGGGCAGATCGGCGACGAAACGGAAGTCGTGGCGGAGGAGATGGTGCCCGGGCCGCCGCAGGCGTTCGTCTACCGCCGCACCGCGCGCTTCAGCCGCGTGCAGGTGCCGGTGGAGATCATCTTCGCCACCGATTCGGCGGGGCTCATCCACGGCTTCAGCGTGCAGCCGCGCCGCGAGGCCGCGCCCAGCCGCTTCATGGACTACCAGACCAAGACGCCGCTGCGGCTTCCGTTCGACGGCGAGTGGTACGTGTTCTGGGGCGGGCGCACGCTGGAGCAGAACTATCACGCAATGACCAACATCCAGCGCTTCGCGTCCGACATCATCATCCGGCGCGACGGCAGTTCGCACACGGGTGACGGAAAACAGCTTGCCCAGTATTACTGCTACGGCCAGCCCATCCTGTCTCCCGCGGACGGTACGGTCGTTACGGCCGTCGACAGCTTCCCCGACCAGCAGATCGGCACCACCAACCGCGCCAACCCCGCGGGAAACCACATCATCGTGGATCACGGGAATTCGGAGTTCAGCATGCTGGCGCACCTGCGGCCGGGAAGCGTGGCCGTACGCCCGGGCGACCGCGTGCGCGCGGGGCAGAAGCTGGGCGAGTGCGGCAACAGCGGCAACACCAGCGAGCCGCACCTGCACTACCAGCTCCAGGACGGCCCCGTCTTTGGCCAGGCGGAGGGGCTTCCCGCCCTCTTTCGCGGCTACACGGCGGACGGCCAGCGGGTGGAGGTGGGGATGCCGGTGAAGGGGCAGACGGTACGGCAGTAGGGAAGAAAAGAAGGGCTCAGGATCAAGTGCTCAGGGACAAGTGCCCGGTTCCCGCGCGGGGGCCGGGCACTCTCATAATTCCGCCGTACGCTTCGCCCTCAGGAAGCCCCGATTCCCGGTACGAATCCTCCCCTCTCCGGGCGGAGGTCTGCACGGCGAAGGGCCCCGTCCGTCCCGCAAAAAGTGCCCGGCGCCCTCACTGGGCACCGGGCACTTCGGCACTGAGCACTTCTGTTCTATCTCAGTCCAGCAGCAGCAGCGCGATGATCACGCCCACCGCAACCGCGGCCACCGTGTACCACCAGCTCGTGCTTCCCGGAGGAGCATCGGCGTGCTTGGCCTCGGCCGCGGCCACCTGCTGGCGAACCTGGTCGCGCGAGGGGAACAGCTGCGCGTCCACGGTGGCCGCCGAGGTGGTGACGGGGGCCGAGACCGCGGGCGCCGCGTCCGAAACGGACTGCTGCGCGGCGGCGGGGGACGCGGCAAGCATCAGCGATGCCGCGAGCACCAGAAACTTCTTCATGGACGATTCCTCCGTACCAGGTGTCGATCATCCGCCCAGAGCCCGGGCGGCGCACCCGCGTCCATCGCAAGCGCCGTGCGCGGTCAGCGGGCGGAGTCGGCCGCCGCCTCGGCCGCCAGGCCCCGCAGCACCGCCATCAGCCGCGCCTCATCGCCCTTGAAGTGGTGCCCGCCGCGCAGCATCACCTCCGTCATGGGCGCGGTGCGCATGGCCGGGCACGCGGCCTTGTCGTCCCCCCGCGCCCAGATGCACAGCACGCGCAGGTCGCCCAGCCGCTCCACCTCCGGACGCGTGGCCCGGCTGGGCGCGCCGCTGGTGCCCCACCACTGCTCCAGCCGGAACTCGAACACCGCGTCGTGCGCCATGGCGATCAGCGCCACCCCGGCGATGCGCGCCCGCGTGTCCGGCGGCAGGCGGTTGATCTGGAACGGAAGTACGTCCGCGCCCATGCTGTAGCCCACCAGCAGAACCTTTTCGCGCCCCCAGCGCGCGGCGTAGTGGCGGATGGCCAGGTCCAGGTCGCGCGCCGTCTGCTCCGGCGTCTTGGGGCGCCAGTAGTAGCGCAGTGAGTGCCACACGGCCGAGGGCACGCCCTCCCCCTGCAGCTCCCGCCCGATGCGCCGCCCCAGCCCGCCCGTGGGCCCGTCGCCGGTGAGCACGATGGCGAACACGCGCCCCGTGTCATCCGCCACCGGCAGCTCCGCCAGCGGAAGCGAGCGCGCCCGCGTGGACACAGCGCCCGGCACCGGCGGAATGCGCACGCGGCTGCACGCCGCCGCCAGCCCCGCCGCGGCCGCAACGGCCAGCAGCGAGGCGGCGATCCGCACCCCGCGCCTCAACCGGGCCGCCCGCGGCGAAAGATGCCCCGGTAGCCGCCCGCGATCAGCGCCGACACATCCGCCGTCACCCGGGGCAGCGCCAGCCCGCCGGGGTACGCCAGGTAGCGCGGCTCCCACGCCGGGTGGAACTTCTCCTTGTAGGTGCGCAGCCCCTGAAAGTTGTACAGCGCCTCGCCCCGCTGAAACAGGAAGTTGCCGATGCGCGTCCACGCCGGCGCCACCGCCGACACCTCCAGCCCGGACAGCGGCGCCATCCCCAGGTTGAAGCGGCGGTAGCCCTCGTCCCGCCCCCACAGCATCAGGTGCAGAAGCAGCGCCTCCATCACGTTGCGCGGCGCGTCCGTCCGGTAGCGCATCAGATCCACCGAAAGCTCCGCCCGGTCCGGCCCCGGCCACACGGTGGCAAAGGCCACCAGCCGCCCGTCCTGCTCCACCAGCGCCACGGGAAAGCGCCGCGCGTACTCCGGCGAAAAAAATCCCAGCGAAAATCCCTTTTCCGCCGAGCGCTTCCCCCGCAGCCACTCGTCAGACACTTCGCGCAGCCGGGGCAGCAGCGCCGGCACCTCTTCCGCGGGGGCGATGCGGAAGGTCAATCCCGCCTTGGCAAAGCGGTTCAGCACCAGGCGGAACGGCTTGCGCTCCGCGCCGTCCATGTGGAACGACGGCAGATCCACGAACGCCTCTTCGCCCAGCTTGGCGAAGGTGAGCCCGAAGTCCGCGTACTGGTGCAGCCTTTCCTTCCCCACCTGGTAGAAGACGGGAACGCCGCCGTAGTCGTCGCACCGCTCAAAGAAGCGGCGGATGAGATCGGGAAAGGAGCGCGGGTCGCCCACCGGATCGCCCATGGCCACCCA contains:
- a CDS encoding AcvB/VirJ family lysyl-phosphatidylglycerol hydrolase; translated protein: MRIAASLLAVAAAAGLAAACSRVRIPPVPGAVSTRARSLPLAELPVADDTGRVFAIVLTGDGPTGGLGRRIGRELQGEGVPSAVWHSLRYYWRPKTPEQTARDLDLAIRHYAARWGREKVLLVGYSMGADVLPFQINRLPPDTRARIAGVALIAMAHDAVFEFRLEQWWGTSGAPSRATRPEVERLGDLRVLCIWARGDDKAACPAMRTAPMTEVMLRGGHHFKGDEARLMAVLRGLAAEAAADSAR
- a CDS encoding PQQ-dependent sugar dehydrogenase; this encodes MTPRILLPLLILAAACSGSDDGPTPPAGETAIRLEAVAAGLQSPVHVTAPAGDARLFIVEQPGRIRIVENGQLVSTPFLDLSSRVSSSGERGLLSVAFHPRYAQNGFLYVNYTDRSGDTRIERYHVSADRNRADPASASLVVTIAQPASNHNGGLVAFGPDGLLYVGMGDGGGAGDPQEAAQDVRNLLGKMLRLDVDGAQPYAIPATNPYAGRTDARREIWALGLRNPWRFSWDRVAGTLLVADVGQNRLEEVNVVPSTQPGVNYGWDEMEGSGCFEPATGCRRDGLTLPVLEYTHDDGCSITGGFVYRGQDIAGLRGHYLYADFCEGWIRGFRYADGQATDRRTWLEGIGNITSFGEDSRGELYVVVQSGTVYRIRSAS
- a CDS encoding DUF2007 domain-containing protein — translated: MPDESQQPWVVVASYGSIWQADFAAETLREAGIPANVEGGQNVAIFGLGYQGPTQFGVRVRVPWHREQEARDLLHDDEDLPPDPEDES
- a CDS encoding M23 family metallopeptidase; the encoded protein is MPSRSRSVFAALAAALLWGAPAAAQQPDTLRMQTGRKYTRMLYASHMDSLYARLAPQMRERVGTAEQFAAFRTQMGGQIGDETEVVAEEMVPGPPQAFVYRRTARFSRVQVPVEIIFATDSAGLIHGFSVQPRREAAPSRFMDYQTKTPLRLPFDGEWYVFWGGRTLEQNYHAMTNIQRFASDIIIRRDGSSHTGDGKQLAQYYCYGQPILSPADGTVVTAVDSFPDQQIGTTNRANPAGNHIIVDHGNSEFSMLAHLRPGSVAVRPGDRVRAGQKLGECGNSGNTSEPHLHYQLQDGPVFGQAEGLPALFRGYTADGQRVEVGMPVKGQTVRQ
- a CDS encoding DUF6010 family protein gives rise to the protein MHAEPARAPRTALSLLTGLALALPFVALFILHRDGAYDLLTLILAFTGGIYGGAAVRTGATRARAATEFGVGAVMLVVAALSLWWSPIWLAAGFAAHAAWDPVHHFRGGAPGVHRGFPGFCAAFDLAVAAMVIYFT
- a CDS encoding MFS transporter; amino-acid sequence: MRGNVLWLSVTSFLNDAASEMIYPLLPLFLTGTLGVGAAFVGVVEGVAESASSLMKLASGWLADRTGRRKRPTAVGYGIAALGRPLISVATLGWHVLAVRIADRVGKGIRTAPRDALLAESVPAEQRGAAFGLHRAADHSGAVAGPLIASALLLVYPGDLRTVFAWALVPGLLTLGAVLWKVRETAPARPAGPLAAPAPLPRLRDLGPVLPRYLAVLALFTLGNASDAFLLLRAQDAGVAIAAIPLLWAALHVSKALFSVWGGRLSDRWGARRSIIAGWMVYAAVYAGFAWAGAQWQVWALFLVYGLFFGLTEAPEKALVAGLAPDGLRGSAFGAYHAAIGIAALPASVLFGALWQTYDARTAFLAGAGFALAAALLLPLVLPADRIPARA